ACGAAGATCGCGCCCGCGAAGAGACCGACAAATTGGTGGATGCGCAGGAAGACGCGGCGCACATGATCTCGCGACCGGGCGCCGGGCGCCGATTGTTTCGCCTCATTCTCGAATCTCGACTCCATCATGCGGGGGATCACTCTTTGTCGGTTCGGCTTCGAGGCGACTCCACGCGCGGATTATCTTTTTCTCTTTTCGATAACAGCCAAAATCACCCCGCCGACGATGACGCCGATCCAGGTCACGATGATCAAAAGCCAGGCCTGCTCGCTCCACATTTGCGGCTCCCGGTCGTAAAGGATCTTGCGGTAAGCAGTATCACATAAGCGATCACACTCCTACGCCCATCGCGCTGAGCCCTTGAGGAATTGAAGACGGCGCAAACGCCCCGCCCACAAACGTCATGTCCCCGGAGGCGCGTCGCCTGTGCGCTTCCTCACGGCTCCCGCGGTCGCGCGGCGTTAGTCTGATCGCATTCGACGGCGGGCATTGACCGTCAGCGCGCAGCCGCTCCGCCAATTCCGGGCCAGATCGAAACAGAGCGGCGCACGCCGCTTTCGAGGAGAAAATTGCTATGCGCCCAGGCATCTCATCGCTTGCCGCCGTCTATTTGTTCGCGGCCTTCGCCGCGCCGCCGGTCGCCGCGCAAACGAACGCCAACGCCGACATCTGCGCGGCGGGCGACGACGGGGCTTTCTCGGCCTCGCAGCGCATTGCGGCCTGTAATGCGCTGATCAAGGCCGCGAAGCGCGCGCCGAAAGAACTCGCCGACGCCCTCGTCAATCGCGGCGCGGCGAATTGGTACGTGGATAAAATGAAGCAGGCTTTCGCCGATCTCGATCGCGCCATCGCGCTCGATCCGAAAAACGCCAAGGCCTTTCGCGAACGCTCGAACGCCTATCGTTCCGTTGGCGATCTCGACCGGGCGCTGATCGACGCCAACGAGGCGGCGCGGCTCGATCCGAAGGACGCGAAGGCCCTCGACAATCGCGGCAACGTCTTCAACGAAAACGGGCAATATGACCGCGCGATCGAAGACTATAACGAAGCGCTGCGGCTCGATCCGACTTTCAGCATGGCGTTCAGGGATCGCGGCGCGGCCTATTATTTCAAGAAAGATTACGAACGCGCGATCAAGGACTGTGACGAGGCCATCAAACTCGATCCGCGAAGCGACCGCGCTTTTTCCAATCGCGGCGCCGCGTATAAGAAGCTTGGCCGCAACGCGCAGGCCATCGCCGACGAAAGCGAGGCGATCAAGCTCGATCCGACCGTGCCCGAATATTTCGACAATCGCGGGCTGTCCCACGCGGAAAATGGCGAGTTCGACCGCGCCATCATCGATTACGACGAAGCCATCCGCATCGATCCACAGGCGAAATTCCTGACCAATCGCGGCGACTCCTATCAGGCGAAAGGCGAACTCGACCGCGCCGTCGCCGATTATGACCGCGCGCTCAAACTCAACCCCGGATTTGACAAGGCCTACAACAATCGAGGCGCCGCGTTCCGCAAGAAGGGCGATCTCGATCGCGCGATCGCCGATTATGAGGAGGCGCTGCGGGTCAATCCGCGGCTGGATGCGGCCGCCGAAAATCTTGCGGCCGTCCGGCAGGAGCGCGACCGGCGCAACCTGATTTCCGAGAGGACGCGTCCGACTTTCGCTTGCGGAAGAGGGAACAGCGCCGTCGAAAAGGCCATCTGTTCCGACCCGGACCTCACCCGGCTCGACCGCCAGATCGACGACGCCTATAAGGCCGCGCTTTCGAGATTGGATCGCAGGGGCGTCGCGCGCTTGCAGAAGGAGCAGCGCAGCTTCATCGCCAAGCGCGACAAATCCTTCGGCGATCCCGATTACCAGCTCAAGCGGGAGCTCGAAGCGCGTCTTTCGGCGCTACGCGCGAAGACGGGCGGAAACTGATCGCTTCAACCGCCAAGGAATCAGCGCCCGGCTCCGACGCATGTTTCGACCCTGATCCGCGTTCCCTTGCCGGGCGCGCTCTCCATCTCCAGCGTCGCGCCCGCCAGCGCGGCGCGCTCGCGCATGCCGGCGACGCCAAAATGGCCCGGCGTCGGGGTCTGCGGGTCGAAGCCGGCGCCGTCGTCTTCGATCGTCATCTCCGCGCCGGCTTCACTTGACTTCATGGAGATCGAGACGCGCTTTGCGCCGGCATGCAGCTCGATATTGCGCAGAGCCTCGCGCAGCACGGCGGCGAAGAGCGTCTCCGTCTCCGGCGCGAGCGGCGTTTCTGCGTCGAAATCGAGCGTCAGGACGATGTCGGTCCGCCGCGCCTCGAATTCCTTGGCGACGCCGCGCAGATCGACATTCTCGCGCCGCGCCGCGCGGGTCTGGGCGATGGCTTCGCGCGCCTCCCGCAGGCCCTGCCGCGCCTCGACGTCGAGTTCGGCGAGCGCGGCTTTCGCTTCGGGGTCGCCCGTCTTCTTGGCGATGAGCCGGGCCTGCGCAATCATCGTCACGATGGAGCGCGCCAGCGTGTCGTGCAGGTCATGCGCGATGCGCAGCCGCTCATTGGCGATCGCCGCGGCGCGGGCTTCTTCCTGCGCCTTCTCCTGAGCGACGCGCAGCCGCCGTTCGGCGGTGACGTCGCGGCTCACCGCCTGAAACTCGCCGCCCGCCTCTGGGCCGAGAAAGCTCACCTCCCAGGCCAGCCAGACGACGCGGCCCTTTGCGTCGCGGGCGGTCTGTTCGAAAACGGCGCGCCCCTCGGCCGCGCGCGCCAGGCGCCAGGGCGCGCCGTCGGCGGGAAAGAGATCGCTCATGGCCGCGCCGACAAGCGCGTCCTGCGCGCGGCCAAGGAAACTCGCCGCCGCGCGGTTCGCGAAGACGAGCCGGAAATCCGGGCCGAAGCGCAGAACGAGATCATCGGAGGATTCGACGATGTCGCGATAGAGCGCGTCGGCGGCCCGCAGGCGCGCAGCGGCGGCGTCAGCCTGCTGCCGCAGGATCTGCTTCTCCCGCCGATCCGAAGCCATGAGCCGGTCGATCTGCTCGCCGGCATGGTCGGGCGCGGTGACGACGACATAGACGCGCGCATTCTCGCTCCAGGAGACCGACACCGTCACGCGCGGGCCCTCGTCGCCGACGCGCACCGAGGGCAGAACCATGGGCTCGCCGCTTTCGCGCAATTCCGCGAAATTCGCCTCCATATGGGTCAGCAAAGGCGCGTCGCAGGCGGGCGCGCCCGCGGGCGGCAGCCATTGGCTCAACGGACCGAGGCGGCTCGCGACGACGAGACGCGCGTCGATCACGCCGAGCCCGAACTGCCCCCTTTCGAGCGCCTCGCCGAAAATGCTTTGATCCGTCAGCCCCATGCCGAAAAGAATAGCGAAAACGGCCTGTGACAATCTATATGCATTTCGCCGCTCTCGAGAAACGCCAATGACCGAAGGCTTCGTCTTTACGCCATCCCCGCGCCCTTCCGTCGCCGTCGCGGGGGACGCCCGCCGCTTTCCGGTGCGCCGCATTTTCTGCGTGGCGCTCAATTACGCCGAGCACGCCCGCGAAATGGGGAAGGAGCCCGGCGCCGAGCCGCCCTTCTATTTCGCCAAGCCCGCCGACGCCGTCGTCAAGGACGGCGCGACCATCGCCTTTCCAAGCCTGACCCGGAATCTGCATCACGAGATCGAGCTGGTCGCCGCGCTCCATTCGGGCGGGCGGGACATTGCGCCGCAACAGGCCCTCGATTGCGTCTTCGGCTACGCCGCCGGGATCGACCTCACGCGGCGAGATCTTCAGACCGCCGCGCGCAATTCGGGCAAGCCATGGGATTTCTCGAAGGGCTTCGACAATTCCGCGCCGATCGGGGCGATCCGCCCGGCGGCCGCGATCGGCCATCCGGCCAGTGGGCGCATCGCGCTCTCGGTCAATGGCGGTCTGCGCCAGCAGGGCGATCTTTCCGACATGATCTGGAGCCTGCCGCAGATCATCGCCGACATTTCCCGCTATGTCGCGCTCGCGCCGGGCGACCTTATCTTCACCGGCACGCCCTCCGGCGTCGCCGCCATGCAGCCGGGCGACCATGCGGAGGGCGAGATCGAGGGGGTGGGGTCGGTCAGCGTCAGCTTCGCAGCCTGACCGACGCTCCTTCTACTTTTTCGGCGGGCTCCGAGCCTGAGTTGCGCGAACCGGGCAAAGGCGGCTATTTGGCTTCGCCGTTGAATATGCCGGGAGACGCGCGGCGCATGCCCTTTCTGACCGCCTTTGCGCCAGCCGCCGCGAGCGCCGCTCCATGACCAAGCCGGTCGATCTCGACCCCGATGATTGGGACGCCTTCCGCGCCGAGAGCCACCGCGCCCTCGATCTCATGATCGATTATCTGCGCGGCCTTCGCGAACGCCCGGTCTGGGTCCCGCCGAGCGACGAGGCGAAGGCGCGTTTCGACCGCGACCTTCCGCGGGAGGGGCGCGAGCTATCCGCCGTGCTCGCGGATTTCGACCGCTACATCAAGCCTTTCGCCACGGGCAACATCCATCCCATGTTCATGGGCTGGGTGCAGGGGGCGGGGACGCCCGTCGGCATGATTGCGGAAATGCTCGCCGCCGGCATGAACTCCAATTGCGGCGGCCGCAATCACATTGCGATCGACGTGGAGCGCCAGATCGCCAAATGGATGGCGCAGGCCTTCGGCTTCCCGCAGGACGCGTCGGGCA
The nucleotide sequence above comes from Methylocystis parvus OBBP. Encoded proteins:
- a CDS encoding tetratricopeptide repeat protein; the protein is MRPGISSLAAVYLFAAFAAPPVAAQTNANADICAAGDDGAFSASQRIAACNALIKAAKRAPKELADALVNRGAANWYVDKMKQAFADLDRAIALDPKNAKAFRERSNAYRSVGDLDRALIDANEAARLDPKDAKALDNRGNVFNENGQYDRAIEDYNEALRLDPTFSMAFRDRGAAYYFKKDYERAIKDCDEAIKLDPRSDRAFSNRGAAYKKLGRNAQAIADESEAIKLDPTVPEYFDNRGLSHAENGEFDRAIIDYDEAIRIDPQAKFLTNRGDSYQAKGELDRAVADYDRALKLNPGFDKAYNNRGAAFRKKGDLDRAIADYEEALRVNPRLDAAAENLAAVRQERDRRNLISERTRPTFACGRGNSAVEKAICSDPDLTRLDRQIDDAYKAALSRLDRRGVARLQKEQRSFIAKRDKSFGDPDYQLKRELEARLSALRAKTGGN
- a CDS encoding sensor histidine kinase — its product is MSQAVFAILFGMGLTDQSIFGEALERGQFGLGVIDARLVVASRLGPLSQWLPPAGAPACDAPLLTHMEANFAELRESGEPMVLPSVRVGDEGPRVTVSVSWSENARVYVVVTAPDHAGEQIDRLMASDRREKQILRQQADAAAARLRAADALYRDIVESSDDLVLRFGPDFRLVFANRAAASFLGRAQDALVGAAMSDLFPADGAPWRLARAAEGRAVFEQTARDAKGRVVWLAWEVSFLGPEAGGEFQAVSRDVTAERRLRVAQEKAQEEARAAAIANERLRIAHDLHDTLARSIVTMIAQARLIAKKTGDPEAKAALAELDVEARQGLREAREAIAQTRAARRENVDLRGVAKEFEARRTDIVLTLDFDAETPLAPETETLFAAVLREALRNIELHAGAKRVSISMKSSEAGAEMTIEDDGAGFDPQTPTPGHFGVAGMRERAALAGATLEMESAPGKGTRIRVETCVGAGR
- a CDS encoding fumarylacetoacetate hydrolase family protein, translated to MTEGFVFTPSPRPSVAVAGDARRFPVRRIFCVALNYAEHAREMGKEPGAEPPFYFAKPADAVVKDGATIAFPSLTRNLHHEIELVAALHSGGRDIAPQQALDCVFGYAAGIDLTRRDLQTAARNSGKPWDFSKGFDNSAPIGAIRPAAAIGHPASGRIALSVNGGLRQQGDLSDMIWSLPQIIADISRYVALAPGDLIFTGTPSGVAAMQPGDHAEGEIEGVGSVSVSFAA